The proteins below are encoded in one region of Amycolatopsis acidiphila:
- a CDS encoding DUF4910 domain-containing protein, with the protein MTAGEEMHALVERLYPLCRSITGDGVRRTLEIVSEYLPLETFEVPTGTEVFDWTVPQEWNIRDAYIADASGRRVVDFRESNLHVVGYSTPVDARMTLEQLRPHLHTLPEQPSLVPYRTSYYSPSWGFCLAQEALDRLPDGEYDVRIDSTVDDGQLTYAEHVVPGQVTDEVIVSCHTCHPSLANDNLAGIAVAAFLARELKNPWYTYRFLFMPGTIGAITWLSRNAERIDKVKHGLVLACAGDSGQLTYKKSRRGDAEIDRVLQYVLRGRTHEVVEFSPYGYDERQFCSPGFNLGVGSLSRTPYARYPEYHTSGDNPAFVLPEAMEDTLAVCRDAFAVLDRNRRYLNLSPYGEPQLGKRGLYDSLGGRSDAKQAQLAMLWVLNLADGEHSLLDVAERSGLPFDSVAGAAHALHRAELIKE; encoded by the coding sequence ATGACCGCCGGCGAGGAGATGCACGCTCTGGTGGAGCGGCTGTACCCGTTGTGCCGCAGCATCACGGGCGACGGGGTGCGCCGCACGCTGGAGATCGTCTCCGAGTACCTCCCGCTGGAGACCTTCGAGGTGCCGACCGGCACCGAGGTCTTCGACTGGACCGTGCCGCAGGAGTGGAACATCCGCGACGCCTACATCGCGGACGCGAGCGGCAGGCGGGTCGTCGACTTCCGCGAGTCGAACCTGCACGTCGTCGGCTACAGCACGCCGGTCGACGCCCGGATGACGCTCGAACAGCTGCGCCCGCACCTGCACACGCTGCCCGAGCAGCCGTCCCTGGTGCCGTACCGGACCAGCTACTACTCCCCGAGTTGGGGGTTCTGCCTCGCCCAGGAGGCGCTGGACCGGCTGCCCGACGGCGAATACGACGTCCGCATCGACTCCACTGTGGACGATGGGCAGCTGACCTACGCGGAGCACGTCGTGCCGGGACAGGTCACCGACGAGGTGATCGTCTCATGCCACACCTGTCATCCGTCGCTGGCCAACGACAACCTGGCCGGCATCGCGGTTGCGGCGTTCCTGGCGCGGGAGCTGAAGAACCCTTGGTACACCTACCGCTTCCTGTTCATGCCGGGCACGATCGGCGCGATCACCTGGCTGTCGCGCAACGCCGAGCGGATCGACAAGGTCAAGCACGGCCTGGTGCTCGCCTGCGCGGGCGACTCCGGGCAGCTGACGTACAAGAAGAGCCGCCGCGGGGACGCGGAGATCGACCGCGTGCTGCAGTACGTCTTGCGCGGGCGCACGCATGAGGTCGTCGAGTTCTCGCCGTACGGCTACGACGAGCGCCAGTTCTGCTCGCCCGGCTTCAACCTCGGCGTCGGGTCGCTCTCGCGGACCCCGTACGCGCGTTACCCCGAATACCACACCTCCGGCGACAACCCCGCCTTCGTGCTGCCGGAGGCGATGGAGGACACCCTCGCTGTCTGTCGCGACGCGTTCGCCGTGCTCGACCGCAACCGCCGTTACCTGAACCTGAGCCCGTACGGCGAGCCGCAGCTCGGCAAGCGCGGGTTGTACGACTCGCTCGGTGGCCGCAGTGACGCCAAGCAGGCGCAGCTGGCGATGCTGTGGGTGCTCAACCTCGCCGACGGCGAGCACAGCCTGCTCGACGTCGCCGAACGGTCCGGCCTGCCCTTCGACTCCGTCGCCGGTGCCGCGCACGCGCTGCACCGCGCCGAACTGATCAAGGAGTAG
- a CDS encoding PIG-L deacetylase family protein, protein MISLGAGRLRSLAVLGAHCDDIAIGAGGTLLTICSARPGLRVDALVLSGGGSEREDEERAALAAFCPDARLSVTVLKLPDGRFPAHWDDAKSALEELRGRTDPDVLFAPRADDLHQDHRGLVKLVPTAFRDHLVLGYEIVKWDGDLARPNAYQPLTPVLAEQKADLLQEHYGSQRHRPWYDREAFLGLARIRGIECNSRYAEAFHLSKLTLGLEEG, encoded by the coding sequence CGCCTGCGCAGTCTGGCGGTGCTGGGGGCGCACTGCGACGACATCGCGATCGGCGCGGGCGGCACCCTGCTGACGATCTGCTCCGCCCGGCCGGGCCTGCGGGTGGACGCATTGGTGCTATCGGGCGGTGGCAGCGAGCGGGAAGACGAGGAACGCGCCGCGCTCGCTGCCTTCTGCCCGGATGCCCGGCTGTCGGTGACCGTGCTCAAACTGCCCGACGGCCGGTTTCCCGCGCACTGGGACGACGCGAAGTCCGCGCTGGAGGAGCTGCGCGGGCGGACCGACCCGGATGTGCTGTTCGCGCCACGCGCCGACGACCTGCACCAGGATCACCGCGGGCTGGTGAAGCTGGTGCCGACCGCGTTCCGCGACCACCTGGTGCTCGGCTACGAGATCGTCAAGTGGGACGGCGACCTGGCGAGGCCGAACGCCTACCAGCCGCTCACGCCGGTGCTGGCCGAGCAGAAGGCCGACCTGCTGCAGGAGCACTACGGCTCGCAGCGCCACCGGCCCTGGTACGACCGCGAGGCCTTCCTCGGACTGGCCAGGATCCGCGGGATCGAGTGCAACTCGCGCTACGCCGAGGCCTTCCACCTTTCCAAGCTGACTCTCGGACTAGAGGAGGGCTGA
- a CDS encoding NAD-dependent epimerase/dehydratase family protein produces MRVLLTGHQGYLGTVMAPVLAQAGHEVVGLDAGLFAGCLLGPRPQDPPGHEIDLRDVTHEHVSGVDAVIHLAALSNDPLGALAPELTYDINHRAAVRLARLARDVGVRRFLYASTCSVYGASGGDGLVTEDAPLRPVTPYAESKVRVEDDVHQLADDHFTPVYLRNATAFGYSPRLRADIVLNNLVGHAILTGEVRVLSDGTPWRPLVHARDIAHAFAAALVAPKEAVHDKAFNIGTERNNVTVAEIAGEVAEAVPGSRLVITGEAGADPRSYRVDFSRFRAAVPGFGCEWTVKAGALELVEAYQKFGLTQKDFEDRFTRLAWLKHGVPVDETLRRR; encoded by the coding sequence ATGCGCGTTCTGCTCACGGGACACCAGGGGTATCTGGGCACGGTGATGGCGCCGGTGCTGGCGCAGGCCGGGCACGAGGTGGTCGGCCTGGACGCGGGGCTCTTCGCGGGCTGCCTGCTGGGGCCACGGCCGCAGGACCCGCCGGGCCACGAGATCGACCTGCGCGACGTCACGCACGAGCACGTGTCCGGGGTGGACGCGGTGATCCACCTCGCCGCCCTGTCGAACGACCCGCTCGGCGCGCTCGCGCCGGAGCTGACCTACGACATCAACCACCGCGCGGCCGTCCGGCTGGCCCGGCTGGCTCGGGATGTCGGGGTGCGGCGCTTTCTCTACGCCTCGACCTGCTCGGTCTACGGCGCTTCGGGCGGGGACGGACTGGTCACCGAGGACGCGCCGCTACGCCCGGTCACGCCGTACGCGGAGTCGAAGGTCCGGGTAGAGGACGACGTGCACCAGCTCGCCGACGACCACTTCACGCCCGTCTACCTCCGCAACGCCACCGCGTTCGGCTACTCACCGCGGCTGCGGGCGGACATCGTGCTGAACAACCTCGTCGGCCACGCGATCCTGACCGGCGAGGTGCGGGTGCTCTCCGACGGCACGCCGTGGCGGCCGCTCGTGCACGCCAGGGACATCGCGCACGCCTTCGCCGCGGCACTGGTCGCGCCGAAGGAAGCCGTGCACGACAAGGCGTTCAACATCGGCACCGAGCGCAACAACGTGACCGTCGCCGAGATCGCCGGCGAGGTGGCCGAGGCGGTGCCCGGCTCGCGGCTGGTGATCACCGGCGAGGCCGGTGCCGACCCGCGCTCGTACCGGGTGGACTTCTCTCGTTTCCGTGCGGCGGTTCCCGGGTTCGGTTGCGAGTGGACCGTCAAGGCCGGCGCGCTGGAGCTGGTCGAGGCGTACCAGAAGTTCGGCCTGACGCAGAAGGACTTCGAGGACCGCTTCACCCGCCTGGCGTGGCTGAAGCACGGCGTTCCCGTCGACGAGACCCTGCGGCGCCGATGA
- a CDS encoding MATE family efflux transporter, translating into MAGRLGWGLGDQAVSSLTNFAVGLYVARSLGATAFGVFSLAWVTYGVIINISRGLGTDPLMVRFSGVATQIWRAATARAAGTALAVGVGTGALSVLVGLAIGGQVGLAFVGLGIVLPFLTLQDSWRFGFFAAGQGHRAFLNDVVWGVALAPAMIFAAKHGSVLGFVLAWGLSGGVAALFGCFQTGILPRPSAVRGWLRDQRDLGTRYLIENVSNSGASQLRAYGLGAIAGLAAVGTVRGAELLQGPFQAVLMGLSLVTVAEAARVLRRAPHRLPLFCLLLGAGQAVAALAWGLALLFLLPDVIGVHLLGSIWSGAQALILPATISVMGASFSTGAASGLRALGLARRSLRSQVIVSACYLVGGLIGAAVAGAVGSAWGVAIATTTGSAIWWVQLRAGMREHSHLSTVEMRPI; encoded by the coding sequence ATGGCCGGGCGGCTCGGCTGGGGGCTCGGGGACCAGGCGGTGTCCAGCCTCACCAACTTCGCCGTCGGGCTGTACGTCGCGCGCTCGCTCGGGGCCACGGCGTTCGGTGTGTTCAGCCTCGCGTGGGTGACCTACGGGGTGATCATCAACATCTCCCGCGGCCTCGGCACCGACCCGCTCATGGTCCGGTTCAGCGGGGTCGCGACGCAGATCTGGCGGGCCGCCACGGCGCGGGCCGCGGGTACGGCGCTCGCGGTCGGGGTCGGCACCGGGGCGCTCAGCGTGCTCGTCGGCCTGGCGATCGGCGGGCAGGTCGGGCTCGCGTTCGTCGGGCTGGGCATCGTGCTGCCGTTCCTGACGCTGCAGGACTCGTGGCGGTTCGGGTTCTTCGCCGCCGGTCAGGGGCACAGGGCGTTCCTCAACGACGTGGTGTGGGGGGTCGCGCTCGCGCCCGCGATGATCTTCGCCGCCAAGCACGGCAGCGTGCTCGGCTTCGTGCTGGCCTGGGGACTCTCGGGTGGGGTCGCCGCACTCTTCGGCTGCTTCCAGACCGGCATCCTGCCGCGGCCGTCGGCGGTTCGCGGCTGGCTGCGCGACCAGCGGGACCTCGGCACCCGCTACCTGATCGAGAACGTCAGCAACAGCGGTGCCTCCCAGCTGCGCGCGTACGGGCTCGGCGCGATCGCCGGGCTCGCCGCGGTCGGCACCGTGCGGGGTGCCGAACTGCTGCAGGGACCGTTCCAGGCGGTGCTGATGGGACTGTCCCTGGTCACGGTCGCGGAGGCGGCCAGGGTGCTGCGCCGGGCGCCGCACCGGCTGCCGCTGTTCTGCCTGCTGCTCGGCGCGGGACAGGCCGTGGCCGCGCTCGCCTGGGGGCTCGCACTGCTGTTCCTGCTGCCCGACGTCATCGGGGTGCACCTGCTCGGCTCCATCTGGTCCGGGGCACAGGCGCTGATCCTGCCGGCCACGATCTCGGTGATGGGCGCCAGCTTCTCGACCGGCGCCGCCTCCGGGCTGCGCGCGCTCGGGCTCGCCCGGCGCAGCCTGCGCTCGCAGGTCATCGTGTCCGCCTGCTACCTCGTCGGCGGCCTCATCGGCGCGGCCGTCGCCGGTGCGGTCGGCTCGGCGTGGGGCGTCGCGATCGCCACGACCACCGGCTCCGCGATCTGGTGGGTGCAGCTGCGCGCCGGGATGCGCGAGCACTCTCATCTGTCCACCGTCGAAATGAGGCCGATATGA